CTGTCACGGCCCGCGACCGGCCTCGGCGCAGGACAAGCCATCTCTCTCCGAACGATTGCTGCCGTTGATCGAGGCCCATCAAGGACGCGTGGCCGTGGGCGTCGAACGCCTGGATGGCGACGACCGCTTCGCCTATCACAACGACGAGGTGTTTCCGACGGCGAGTCTCATCAAGTTCCCGGTGCTGATCGAGCTTTATCGGCAGGCGGCGGAGGGCCGCGTCGATTTGAAGGCCCAGGTCACCTTGCGGGCCGCCGACAAAGTGCCCGGTTCCGGCATTCTCACCTCGCACTTCTCCGACGGCGCGACCTTCGCGCTGGTCGACGCCGCGCGGCTGATGATCGCCTATTCCGACAACACGGCCACCAATCTGGTGCTCGATCAGATCGGCATCGCCGCGACCGGCGAAACGATGCGGGCGCTGGGCTGCTCGAATACGCGCATTCACAGCAAGGTGTTTCGCGGCGACACATCCATCGACCCCGAGCGAAGCAAGCGCTACGGACTGGGCAGCACGACCGCCGCGGAAATGGTGCTGTTGCTCGGCAAGCTGCACCGGCGGGAGCTGGTGAGTCACGAGGCGAGCGAGGCCATGCTGGCCCATCTGAAAACGTGCGACGACAAGCACAAGTTCCGGCGGTTCTTGCCCGACGACGCGGTGTTGGCCTACAAGACGGGCAGTCTCGACGCCGTGCGCACGGCGGCCGGCATTCTCTACCCGTCCGGCGGCCCGGTGGCGTTGTGCGTGTTGACCGCCGAGAACGAAGACCGCCGCTGGACCCGCGACAACGCCGGCGACCTGCTCTGTGCCGAGATTGCCCGCGAGGTCTACGCCGCGTTCGACCGCCGCTGACGATGACTTTCACAACGCGGATGCCCCCCTTTTGTCTGGGCAGCAATGCCAACCGAAACCTTTCTACACAAGCACTTGCGCCGCATGACCCCCGCCGGCTTCAACGCGATTTGCCGGAAATTGTGCGCTTTGCCGCGCCGAGTCATCGACCC
The Pirellulales bacterium DNA segment above includes these coding regions:
- a CDS encoding serine hydrolase, which codes for MHSNLKRGLGLVLLIACCHGPRPASAQDKPSLSERLLPLIEAHQGRVAVGVERLDGDDRFAYHNDEVFPTASLIKFPVLIELYRQAAEGRVDLKAQVTLRAADKVPGSGILTSHFSDGATFALVDAARLMIAYSDNTATNLVLDQIGIAATGETMRALGCSNTRIHSKVFRGDTSIDPERSKRYGLGSTTAAEMVLLLGKLHRRELVSHEASEAMLAHLKTCDDKHKFRRFLPDDAVLAYKTGSLDAVRTAAGILYPSGGPVALCVLTAENEDRRWTRDNAGDLLCAEIAREVYAAFDRR